In Humulus lupulus chromosome 6, drHumLupu1.1, whole genome shotgun sequence, a single genomic region encodes these proteins:
- the LOC133784954 gene encoding uncharacterized protein LOC133784954 has translation MDMFREGGSTTRPPMLEGANYPYWKTKMRAYLKSVDERVWMTVSEGWTPPTEKVGDVDIAKAASKWTTEEIEKANFNSKALNAIFNVVSTNQMKVVANCEIAKEAWDKLKIKNEGTSAVKKSRLRSLAREFENLTMDEEDSIADFHAKLCDISNESYALGETYSNDKLVRKVLGSLPRRFKAKLTSIEEVHDVEDMDLDELIGSLQNYELTLKRWSKGKKGKDKETEKTGGSLAFVLKETCDQEGETFDTLTEEKVALLTRNYAKFLKKNMRKNYFNNKENIFKKNFSTNQKTSQTQDNKNRGIQCRECDGFGHIQAECANTQKRKKKALVTTWSDSEEEKDGSCSEFSDHEKNVIAFLAKEEEVENEAGDNESSCFEADSLDQQTAYEQMYQQWLTMVQKVKLLEERNSSLNMTNSKLEAEIKHLTEELEKKEEKLYAVQADLVRAKKTLESIPPGTAALNHQLHLQKPYGDRTSIGYKLLYKKGDNLTIGDSLGSTAADKTHTVIDDSGSQRNRSNITKSPNEQKQKFIPICHFCNRRGHIRPRCYLLQSYLRNLVGSQVSSSRSSLAERKEYKEVWRPKLTGSSQEDKGISVLVAHTSLSAFKDDQWYFDSGCSKHMTGNKLLLNNYKEGTEGLVTFGDGNKGAILGRGDLMLKNLPVVKDVLYVKGLKGNLLSISQLCDDHYIVNFSKSTCLVKSTDGCSILSGTRSNDNCYMLDNTEVCSRVTLDKYDLWHYRLGHLNYRDLRKLVKLKAVRVVPDFKVSRERVCGPCQQGKQVRSSHPPIKMLLTNRALELLHIDLMGPMQTASLNGKRYVMVCVDDFTRYTWVQFIREKSDTFGVFSALCLRI, from the coding sequence ATGGATATGTTTAGAGAAGGCGGATCTACCACCAGACCTCCCATGCTTGAAGGGGctaactatccttattggaaaaCAAAGATGAGAGCTTATCTTAAGTCTGTTGACGAACGAGTTTGGATGACTGTTTCTGAGGGATGGACTCCCCCAACTGAGAAAGTGGGAGATGTTGACATAGCTAAGGCTGCCAGCAAGTGGACGACTGAAGAAATTGAGAAGGCCAATTTTAACTCTAAAGCTCTCAATGCTATTTTCAATGTTGTTTCCACTAATCAGATGAAAGTGGTTGCCAATTGTGAGATTGCTAAGGAAGCATGGGATAAGTTGAAGATCAAGAATGAGGGTACTTCAGCTGTCAAGAAGTCGAGACTGAGATCTTTAGCCAGAGAATTCGAAAATCTTACCATGGATGAAGAAGATTCGATTGCTGATTTTCATGCTAAGTTGTGTGATATTTCGAATGAGTCCTATGCTCTGGGAGAGACCTACTCAAACGATAAGCTTGTAAGGAAGGTTCTTGGGTCTCTTCCAAGAAGATTCAAAGCCAAACTCACATCTATTGAGGAAGTGCATGATGTTGAAGATATGGACCTGGATGAACTGATTGGTTCCCTACAGAATTATGAATTAACCCTAAAAAGATGGAGTAAAGGTAAGAAAGGGAAAGACAAGGAGACTGAGAAGACTGGAGGTAGCCTGGCCTTTGTGTTAAAGGAAACTTGTGACCAAGAAGGAGAAACGTTTGATACTTTAACAGAAGAGAAAGTTGCTCTCCTTACTAGGAATTATGCAAAGTTTTTAAAAAAGAATATGAGGAAGAATTATTTTAACAACAAAGAGAATATCTTCAAGAAGAATTTTTCTACGAATCAGAAGACTAGTCAGACTCAAGACAACAAGAATAGAGGGATTCAGTGTAGAGAATGTGATGGGTTTGGACACATACAGGCTGAATGTGCTAACACtcagaaaaggaagaagaaggcccTTGTTACTACGTGGAGTGACAGTGAAGAAGAGAAAGATGGGAGTTGCAGTGAGTTTTCAGatcatgagaaaaatgtcatTGCTTTTCTGGCTAAAGAAGAGGAAGTTGAAAATGAAGCTGGGGATAATGAGAGCAGCTGCTTTGAAGCTGATAGTCTTGATCAGCAAACTGCTTATGAGCAAATGTATCAACAGTGGTTGACTATGGTTCAAAAAGTTAAACTCCTTGAAGAAAGAAATTCCTCTCTTAATATGACCAACTCCAAGCTTGAAGCTGAGATAAAACACTTGACCGAAGAactagaaaagaaggaagagaagttGTATGCTGTTCAAGCTGATCTCGTTCGAGCCAAAAAAACATTGGAATCAATTCCTCCAGGAACAGCAGCCTTAAATCATCAGCTTCATCTACAGAAACCCTATGGAGACAGGACATCTATTGGTTATAAGCTGTTATACAAAAAGGGAGACAACCTTACCATTGGTGATTCTCTTGGTTCAACTGCTGCAGACAAAACTCACACTGTTATTGATGATTCTGGCAGTCAGAGGAATAGATCTAACATCACAAAATCTCCTAATGAACAGAAGCAGAAGTTCATTCCTATTTGTCATTTCTGTAATCGTCGAGGACATATTAGGCCAAGATGTTATCTGCTTCAATCTTACCTTAGGAACTTGGTTGGGAGTCAAGTTAGTTCATCTAGATCATCTCTTGCTGAAAGAAAAGAGTATAAGGAGGTTTGGAGACCAAAGCTAACGGGAAGCTCTCAGGAAGATAAAGGTATTTCTGTTCTTGTAGCTCATACATCTCTTTCTGCTTTTAAGGATGATCAGTGGTACTTTGATAGCGGGTGTTCCAAGCACATGACTGGTAACAAACTGCTGCTGAATAACTACAAAGAAGGTACGGAAGGTCTGGTCACGTTTGGAGATGGTAACAAGGGAGCAATTCTTGGGAGAGGAGATCTTATGCTTAAAAATCTTCCTGTGGTCAAAGATGTGCTTTATGTTAAGGGACTGAAAGGAAATCTCTTAAGCATAAGTCAGCTGTGTGATGATCACTATATAGTGAATTTTTCCAAGTCCACTTGTCTTGTAAAGTCTACTGATGGGTGTTCTATCTTGTCTGGAACAAGGTCTAATGATAACTGCTACATGCTGGACAATACTGAAGTGTGCTCTAGAGTTACATTAGATAAGTATGACTTATGGCATTATAGACTTGGTCATCTGAACTACAGAGATTTAAGGAAGTTGGTCAAACTTAAAGCGGTGAGAGTGGTTCCTGATTTCAAAGTTAGCAGAGAACGTGTGTGTGGTCCTTGCCAACAAGGCAAACAAGTGAGATCTTCTCATCCCCCTATTAAGATGCTTCTCACAAATAGAGCTCTTGAGTTGTTACACATTGATTTGATGGGTCCTATGCAGACAGCGAGTCTCAATGGAAAAAGGTATGTGATGGTGTGTGTTGATGACTTCACTAGATATACCTGGGTTCAGTTTATTCGAGAGAAGTCAGATACCTTCGGAGTGTTTTCTGCCTTGTGCTTAAGAATTTGA
- the LOC133784955 gene encoding uncharacterized protein LOC133784955: MAEALPVSSSGPPAQSSVSQPPFASSSPGIPSSPSIVPSSLFRGTRVKSVAHKKKSSRLSAQASRRVTRASINLGSSSSPPQPTSDPVPSPPPRNKSKVSSGPPSGPPHSKSSSAGGESDPNSAYFFVSRFAEKRFKDFVSFRRLHVETSVVLEDFPRLLALLESRHWVNTVSGLVMPSQNLVREFYSNIEKSLLDAQHPNRFTIFCRGKRVSFAPSTIRALLNIPLVTDAIYNAEYAPDLNQVGRELTGQSDFCWNEVSNDFPTPSLTSFYRVLLKVALTNWIPNSHTSTVTADIGRFLYAVGTGVTIDLSVLIFDRVYQAFLTKSRRLFLPFPCLVHKVTLAAHPKFTSQDVFLPLPVLDKSFQPLSSKPVPPPQPLKYPLLKGLPPASWKYKLFELLYSQQSQLDSLQSSLLQSQQRSKAFERRVLAQLAGLRQVVQTFSPSVVQGAGSVPQSAHSPANSQGELSPTASDKAPGPV, encoded by the coding sequence ATGGCCGAGGCTCTTCCCGTCTCTTCGTCTGGTCCTCCAGCTCAGTCGTCTGTGTCTCAGCCTCCGTTCGCCTCTTCCTCGCCAGGTATTCCCTCTTCACCTTCCATTGTTCCATCTAGTTTGTTCCGTGGGACTCGGGTCAAGTCTGTTGCCCACAAGAAAAAATCCTCTCGTCTGTCCGCTCAGGCTTCTAGACGAGTTACTCGCGCCTCCATTAATCTTGGGTCTTCCTCTTCACCACCTCAGCCCACGTCTGACCCTGTACCTTCTCCTCCTCCTCGTAATAAGTCTAAGGTGTCTAGTGGTCCTCCTTCAGGACCTCCGCATTCCAAATCATCCTCGGCTGGTGGTGAGTCTGATCCTAACTCTGCCTATTTTTTTGTCAGTCGTTTTGCTGAAAAGAGGTTTAAAGATTTTGTGTCATTTCGTCGTTTGCATGTTGAAACTTCTGTTGTGTTAGAAGATTTCCCTAGGCTTCTTGCTCTTCTCGAGTCTCGTCATTGGGTTAACACTGTCTCTGGTCTTGTCATGCCTTCCCAGAATCTGGTCCGGGAATTTTATTCTAATATTGAAAAATCTTTGCTTGATGCTCAGCATCCAAATCGGTTTACTATATTTTGTAGGGGTAAGCGTGTTTCTTTTGCTCCATCCACTATTAGGGCTTTACTGAATATACCTTTGGTTACTGATGCTATCTATAATGCTGAGTATGCTCCTGATTTAAACCAAGTGGGTCGTGAGTTGACAGGTCAATCAGATTTTTGCTGGAATGAGGTTTCTAATGATTTTCCTACTCCATCTTTAACTAGCTTCTATCGTGTGTTGCTTAAGGTTGCTCTAACAAATTGGATTCCCAATTCTCATACTTCTACAGTCACTGCTGATATTGGGCGTTTTCTTTATGCTGTGGGCACTGGTGTTACCATAGATTTGTCTGTGCTAATCTTTGACAGGGTGTATCAAGCTTTTCTGACCAAGAGTCGTCGGTTGTTTCTTCCTTTTCCCTGCTTGGTTCACAAGGTTACATTGGCTGCTCATCCTAAGTTTACCTCACAAGATGTGTTCTTACCTCTTCCGGTTCTTGACAAGTCGTTTCAGCCTCTGTCCTCAAAGCCTGTTCCTCCTCCACAGCCTCTGAAATATCCTCTTTTGAAGGGTTTACCTCCTGCCTCTTGGAAATACAAGTTGTTTGAACTGCTTTACTCTCAGCAATCACAGTTAGACAGTCTTCAGAGTTCTTTGCTGCAATCTCAACAGCGTTCCAAGGCTTTTGAACGACGGGTTTTGGCTCAATTGGCTGGTCTTCGTCAGGTTGTTCAGACTTTTTCTCCTTCTGTTGTTCAGGGGGCTGGTTCAGTGCCTCAGTCTGCTCATTCTCCGGCTAATTCCCAGGGGGAGTTGTCTCCTACTGCATCTGATAAGGCTCCGGGTCCTGTCTAG